A region from the Candidatus Moraniibacteriota bacterium genome encodes:
- a CDS encoding DUF4012 domain-containing protein yields the protein MMGNKKKLALMVFAALLILGSGLFVFLQRQGYFSKERLIVGSLSAFEKMAKLLPIGNDTKKEIETVNNLVQEVTKKDNVKRRYLLLLQNNMELRPGGGFLGQYAVITVENGVASSHFVEDANLLDQRISAKITPPYPFQRMMGLKKWKFRDSNFSPDFPTNVEKAKYFFRLAGGNSNFDGVIAVNATVLNDILAITGPITVGGIEYNSQNGFLKLEEQVEKVYIYNTDLDTQNRKWVMKKLADAVMAKLMKLNNIPKIADLVLEELRNKDIMINFTDSDLQKSVEQVHWDGRVSQDWGGDYLMVVDANMGALKSDYYIKREIFYEVDLTGEKPTAYLKINYTHTATHGDWRTSDYHSYLRVYAPKGANLLENKMVSYPIVKDELEKTSLGFICHVLIARGTPAEIRYELPESVRENYKLLVQKQSGVGDVPIHIKVKTRDGEVAHDGILKKDLKLEFN from the coding sequence ATGATGGGAAATAAAAAGAAATTAGCGCTGATGGTTTTTGCGGCTCTTTTGATCCTGGGAAGCGGCCTTTTTGTTTTTTTGCAAAGGCAGGGATATTTCAGCAAAGAGCGGCTTATTGTCGGATCGCTGTCCGCCTTTGAAAAAATGGCGAAGCTTTTGCCTATCGGGAATGACACGAAAAAAGAAATAGAAACCGTAAATAATCTGGTTCAGGAAGTCACAAAAAAGGACAATGTCAAGAGAAGATATCTTCTCCTGCTTCAGAATAACATGGAATTGCGCCCTGGGGGAGGATTTTTAGGCCAGTACGCCGTTATCACGGTGGAAAATGGGGTGGCGTCTTCGCATTTCGTGGAGGATGCCAATCTGCTTGACCAGAGAATAAGCGCCAAAATAACGCCTCCTTATCCGTTCCAAAGAATGATGGGTCTAAAAAAATGGAAATTCAGGGACTCCAATTTTTCCCCGGATTTTCCGACTAATGTTGAAAAGGCCAAATATTTCTTCCGCCTGGCAGGAGGAAACAGCAATTTTGACGGGGTTATCGCGGTGAACGCGACGGTGCTCAATGATATTTTGGCTATCACCGGACCGATAACCGTCGGAGGAATTGAATATAACAGCCAGAACGGATTTTTGAAGCTGGAGGAGCAGGTTGAAAAAGTGTACATCTATAATACGGATTTAGACACCCAAAACAGAAAATGGGTAATGAAGAAGCTCGCCGACGCTGTTATGGCGAAGCTTATGAAGCTCAATAATATTCCCAAAATCGCCGATTTAGTGCTGGAAGAACTGCGCAACAAGGACATAATGATTAATTTTACGGATTCGGATTTGCAGAAATCAGTGGAACAGGTTCATTGGGACGGAAGGGTCTCCCAGGACTGGGGAGGCGATTATCTTATGGTTGTTGATGCCAATATGGGAGCTTTGAAATCGGATTATTACATCAAAAGGGAAATTTTTTACGAAGTTGACCTGACGGGGGAAAAGCCGACGGCCTATCTTAAAATAAATTACACCCATACCGCGACGCACGGCGACTGGAGGACCAGTGATTATCATTCATATCTTCGGGTTTACGCTCCCAAGGGCGCGAATCTTTTGGAAAACAAAATGGTAAGCTATCCGATCGTTAAAGATGAACTGGAAAAGACCTCCCTCGGCTTTATCTGTCACGTACTTATTGCCCGTGGAACTCCCGCTGAAATCAGATATGAGCTTCCGGAAAGCGTGAGGGAAAATTACAAGCTTCTTGTCCAGAAACAGTCCGGTGTCGGAGATGTTCCCATCCACATAAAAGTGAAGACCAGAGACGGGGAGGTTGCGCACGACGGAATCCTTAAAAAAGACCTAAAATTGGAGTTTAACTAG
- a CDS encoding glycosyltransferase family 2 protein encodes MPENPYLSIIVPLYNEEENVKELHRRIVAACRKIGGDFEIVFVDDGSTDNTTGECRDLSPLKFIQFRKNFGQTAAFDAGIKNSRGEIIVTMDGDLQNDPEDIRLLLEELGKGYDVVSGWRWRRHDPLAKKIFSRGANLLRKIFVKDKIHDSGCSLKAYRKECFENVDLFGEMHRFIPAILELQGFKIGEAKVSHHPRLHGKTKYNWKRAIKGLVDMISIWFWRKYSTRPLHLFGGGGIIFSFAGTAILIWMAIEKIFFGASLSEKIWPLIGIFLILVGIQLFASGLLADILIKNYYKNRNQMNYSIKAIIES; translated from the coding sequence ATGCCGGAAAATCCTTATTTATCAATAATAGTTCCTCTTTACAATGAGGAGGAAAACGTCAAAGAGCTCCATCGCCGGATCGTGGCGGCTTGCCGGAAAATTGGTGGGGATTTTGAAATTGTGTTCGTGGATGATGGTTCGACCGACAATACCACTGGCGAGTGCCGGGATCTTTCTCCCCTCAAGTTTATTCAGTTCCGCAAGAATTTCGGACAGACCGCCGCTTTTGACGCTGGAATAAAAAACAGCCGGGGAGAAATCATCGTGACTATGGACGGCGATCTGCAAAACGATCCGGAAGATATCAGGTTGCTGCTGGAAGAGCTGGGAAAGGGCTACGACGTTGTTTCCGGCTGGCGCTGGCGCAGACATGACCCGCTGGCGAAAAAGATATTTTCCCGGGGAGCCAATTTACTTCGCAAAATTTTTGTCAAAGACAAAATCCACGACTCGGGCTGCTCTCTCAAGGCCTATCGGAAGGAGTGTTTTGAAAATGTGGATCTTTTCGGAGAAATGCACCGTTTTATTCCGGCGATTTTAGAACTGCAGGGATTTAAGATAGGAGAAGCGAAGGTCTCTCACCATCCCCGCCTTCACGGAAAAACCAAATACAACTGGAAACGGGCCATCAAAGGGCTGGTAGATATGATTTCCATCTGGTTTTGGAGAAAATATTCCACAAGACCCCTGCATCTTTTCGGGGGAGGAGGAATTATTTTTTCTTTTGCGGGAACGGCAATTCTTATCTGGATGGCGATTGAAAAGATATTTTTCGGGGCATCGCTTTCAGAAAAGATCTGGCCCCTCATCGGCATCTTTCTGATTTTGGTTGGCATCCAGCTTTTTGCTTCCGGACTTCTGGCTGACATTTTGATCAAAAATTATTACAAAAACAGAAATCAGATGAATTATTCGATAAAAGCAATCATTGAGTCATGA
- a CDS encoding four helix bundle protein, translated as MKQNKANFHKILKNKLDEFAYLIYKTTKEFPREEIYGIISQLRRAALSIVLNYIEGYARIGDRQLKNFLQMSYGSLKETKYLLYFSEREGYIKDEDYKKLINLSEEIGAMLWTTIKGIKNKCE; from the coding sequence ATGAAACAAAATAAAGCAAATTTTCACAAAATACTAAAAAATAAATTAGACGAATTTGCCTATCTGATATATAAAACTACAAAAGAATTCCCAAGGGAAGAAATATACGGAATTATTTCACAATTGCGTCGAGCGGCACTTTCAATAGTCCTTAACTATATAGAAGGATATGCAAGGATTGGAGACAGGCAGTTGAAAAATTTCTTACAGATGTCTTACGGTTCTCTAAAAGAAACAAAATACTTGTTGTATTTTTCAGAAAGAGAAGGATATATTAAAGATGAAGATTATAAAAAATTAATTAATTTGTCTGAAGAAATAGGAGCGATGTTGTGGACAACGATTAAGGGCATAAAGAATAAATGCGAATAG
- a CDS encoding UDP-glucose/GDP-mannose dehydrogenase family protein produces MKIGIIGTGYVGLVSGTCFAQFGNEVVCVDKDKDKIEALKKGKIPIYEPGLEEMVKENVSEGRLSFTTDLAEAVPEAQAVFIAVGTPTSRRGDGYADLSYVYAAAKEIAPHIKNYMVIVDKSTVPVGTARQVKRIVKEENPKADFDVASNPEFLREGAAIDDFMHPDRVVIGVENDRAAEILRELYKPLYLIETPMVITNLETAELIKYASNAFLATKISFINEIANLCENVGADVIALAKGMGLDKRIGSKFLHPGPGYGGSCFPKDTLALMRIAQEHGSPTRIVETVVEVNSAQKARMVRKIRKVLGGDESGKTIAVLGLTFKPETDDMREAPAITILPALLEKGAKIKAHDPHGMEAAKGLMPDVEYVSDPYEATRDADCVVLLTEWNEYRALDLDKLKKLMKSPLFIDLRNVYEPEALKEKGFEYFGVGRN; encoded by the coding sequence ATGAAAATTGGAATTATTGGCACTGGTTACGTCGGCCTTGTTAGCGGAACTTGTTTCGCCCAGTTTGGCAACGAGGTTGTTTGCGTTGATAAGGATAAGGATAAAATAGAAGCGCTGAAAAAAGGAAAGATTCCCATTTACGAGCCGGGTCTTGAAGAAATGGTGAAAGAAAATGTTTCGGAAGGGCGGTTGTCTTTCACGACTGATTTAGCGGAGGCGGTGCCGGAAGCCCAAGCCGTTTTTATCGCCGTTGGGACTCCAACTTCCCGAAGAGGAGATGGCTATGCCGACCTCTCTTATGTTTACGCCGCCGCCAAGGAAATAGCGCCGCATATCAAAAATTACATGGTGATAGTCGACAAGAGCACCGTGCCGGTGGGAACTGCCAGGCAGGTGAAAAGAATAGTGAAAGAAGAAAATCCCAAAGCGGATTTTGATGTGGCATCAAACCCCGAATTTTTGCGAGAAGGCGCCGCCATTGATGATTTTATGCATCCTGACAGAGTGGTAATCGGGGTGGAAAACGATCGAGCGGCTGAAATACTTCGCGAACTTTACAAGCCGCTGTATCTGATTGAGACGCCGATGGTGATAACGAATCTGGAAACAGCCGAACTCATAAAATACGCCTCCAATGCTTTTCTGGCGACCAAAATCAGCTTTATAAATGAAATAGCCAATCTATGTGAGAATGTCGGAGCGGACGTGATTGCTTTAGCCAAGGGAATGGGTCTGGATAAGCGAATTGGATCGAAATTTCTTCACCCGGGACCGGGCTATGGCGGTTCCTGCTTTCCCAAAGACACGCTGGCGTTGATGAGAATTGCTCAGGAGCACGGCTCACCAACCAGAATCGTGGAAACCGTAGTGGAGGTTAATTCCGCTCAAAAGGCGAGAATGGTAAGGAAAATCAGGAAAGTCCTGGGCGGCGACGAGTCCGGAAAAACCATTGCTGTTCTTGGCCTTACCTTTAAGCCCGAAACCGATGATATGCGTGAAGCCCCGGCTATTACGATTCTTCCGGCCCTCCTTGAAAAAGGAGCGAAGATCAAAGCTCATGATCCGCACGGGATGGAAGCGGCTAAAGGGCTTATGCCGGATGTAGAATACGTGAGCGATCCTTATGAGGCGACTAGAGATGCTGACTGCGTAGTGCTCCTGACTGAATGGAACGAATACCGGGCTCTCGATCTGGACAAATTGAAAAAATTAATGAAGAGCCCTCTTTTTATTGACCTTCGCAATGTCTATGAGCCCGAGGCGCTTAAAGAAAAAGGATTTGAATATTTTGGGGTGGGAAGAAATTAA
- a CDS encoding metallophosphoesterase → MVSYHKRLAKQFRVMMTAVFFLVAVFLLAGCQPNDSQIGSYTPSLSMKDLKSFGEKFYQSISFGKKEIKNEEPAIKVTPIEAKTEKAPVDESVDNSASGENNDATGETAQSQAGQENQNKQDEQSTPSENPSRTADLIIGIMADAHSSPEKGFGSIFTFGQRMKATKPDFVVQLGDFIESRIGYAPKKREPALADFRKANANLEYTPKYHVIGNHEMLSFNKKDFENLTGRNNYNSSVVNGYQIIILDSMYECDGGKIESDDDKPGAYMGCLPEVELDWLAKKIKSSDRNIIFVHHPLYSIRGKEGVLEILEKYKDKILLIVSGHKHRARKSKLEGITYIDTPSLNFQRQYVIVEINGEKPSVSFRNLY, encoded by the coding sequence ATGGTTAGTTATCACAAGCGTTTGGCGAAACAATTTAGAGTGATGATGACAGCCGTTTTTTTTCTGGTTGCTGTTTTTTTGTTGGCCGGCTGCCAGCCAAACGATAGCCAGATAGGAAGTTACACGCCGTCTCTATCAATGAAGGACTTAAAATCGTTCGGCGAGAAATTTTATCAGTCAATTTCTTTCGGGAAAAAAGAGATAAAAAACGAAGAGCCGGCTATTAAAGTAACACCTATTGAAGCGAAAACAGAGAAAGCTCCAGTCGATGAAAGCGTCGATAATAGCGCTAGCGGAGAAAACAATGACGCGACAGGAGAAACAGCCCAAAGCCAGGCCGGCCAAGAGAATCAAAATAAGCAAGATGAGCAGTCAACTCCTTCCGAAAATCCATCCAGAACTGCTGACCTGATAATCGGCATTATGGCCGACGCCCATAGCAGCCCGGAAAAAGGATTTGGGAGCATCTTCACGTTTGGGCAAAGAATGAAAGCCACTAAACCCGATTTCGTGGTGCAACTGGGCGATTTTATTGAAAGCCGAATTGGCTACGCGCCTAAAAAAAGAGAGCCGGCATTAGCCGACTTTAGGAAGGCAAATGCTAATTTGGAATACACGCCCAAATATCATGTCATTGGCAACCACGAGATGCTAAGTTTCAACAAGAAGGATTTTGAGAATTTAACCGGGCGCAATAACTACAACTCATCAGTGGTGAATGGATATCAGATTATAATTCTGGACTCAATGTATGAGTGTGACGGCGGAAAAATAGAATCGGACGACGACAAACCGGGGGCTTACATGGGTTGTCTTCCGGAGGTAGAACTTGACTGGCTGGCCAAGAAAATAAAAAGCAGTGATCGCAATATTATTTTTGTTCATCACCCTCTTTATAGTATTCGCGGAAAGGAAGGAGTATTGGAAATTCTGGAAAAATACAAAGACAAGATATTGCTTATTGTCAGCGGCCATAAGCATCGAGCCCGCAAGTCGAAACTCGAAGGAATAACTTACATTGACACTCCCTCTCTGAATTTTCAGCGGCAATACGTGATAGTGGAAATTAACGGCGAGAAACCATCCGTTTCTTTCAGAAATCTTTACTAA
- a CDS encoding glycosyltransferase family 4 protein: MVRILFLNYEYPPLGGGAGNATYYILKELAKNPDLQIDLVTSSVGKYKTEKISPNVAVHYLDIGKTGDPHYQKIKDLIYYSIRSYFYAKDLIRKNKYDLIHAFFGIPCGFIAMLLGLPYIVSLRGSDVPGYNERFRLFDRIFLKTISRRVWKKAQIVTALSQDLLNLARFTDKDKKIEVIYNGINTDEFYPDEIALNKEKNFNILFVGRLIKRKGLIYLLDAFINLQKVHPHIRLIVAGSGPLMDCFKNYCIKNNISEKVNFLGVLGHKELNKVYQKSHVFVISSLNEALGNVTLEALAVGLPVITTKTGAAELISDNGIIVEKGSSAQIAQALEKLINDESLRKNMGAKSRRIALGMGWHNVASKYLKIYETIARKNENK; encoded by the coding sequence ATGGTCAGAATTTTATTTTTGAATTATGAGTATCCACCGCTCGGCGGCGGAGCGGGAAACGCCACCTATTATATTCTCAAGGAATTAGCCAAAAATCCAGATCTTCAAATTGACCTGGTAACTTCTTCGGTTGGAAAATATAAGACTGAAAAAATCAGCCCAAATGTGGCCGTCCATTACCTTGATATCGGAAAAACCGGAGATCCGCATTATCAAAAAATAAAAGATCTTATTTATTATTCGATCAGATCATATTTTTATGCGAAAGATCTAATTAGAAAAAATAAATACGACCTTATCCATGCCTTTTTTGGCATTCCTTGCGGATTTATCGCCATGCTTCTCGGACTTCCGTATATTGTGAGCTTGCGGGGAAGCGACGTGCCCGGCTACAATGAAAGATTTCGTTTGTTTGACAGGATATTTTTAAAAACAATCAGCCGGCGGGTCTGGAAAAAAGCTCAAATAGTAACGGCTTTGAGCCAGGATCTGTTGAATTTAGCGAGATTCACTGATAAAGATAAAAAAATAGAAGTTATTTATAACGGGATTAACACCGATGAATTTTATCCCGATGAAATCGCCCTTAATAAAGAAAAAAATTTTAATATCCTTTTTGTCGGGAGGTTGATTAAGAGAAAAGGATTGATTTATCTTCTCGATGCTTTTATAAATCTGCAGAAAGTTCATCCTCATATAAGGTTGATTGTGGCGGGAAGCGGACCGCTTATGGATTGTTTTAAAAATTATTGCATTAAAAATAATATTTCAGAAAAGGTGAATTTTTTAGGAGTGCTGGGGCATAAAGAATTGAATAAGGTTTACCAAAAATCGCATGTTTTCGTCATATCCTCGCTCAATGAAGCGCTGGGAAATGTGACGCTTGAAGCTCTCGCGGTTGGTCTTCCGGTTATAACCACCAAAACCGGCGCAGCCGAATTGATTTCAGATAACGGAATTATTGTCGAAAAAGGATCATCCGCCCAGATAGCGCAAGCTTTGGAAAAATTAATAAACGATGAAAGTTTAAGAAAAAATATGGGTGCCAAAAGCCGGAGAATCGCTCTTGGCATGGGGTGGCATAATGTTGCTTCGAAGTATTTGAAAATATATGAGACAATTGCTAGGAAAAATGAAAATAAATAA
- a CDS encoding lysylphosphatidylglycerol synthase transmembrane domain-containing protein: protein MINKIYNSFRPESAKSSLVSKKKRVFKFFLKLAVSAGLVVWIIFKVNWSEVLIYVKELMVWQILLYASIFIIGVVISSYKWKLLAETKDIRLPLWSYFKFYLTGAFINNFMPSFIGGDTYRSYQTGKASNDRYIEAASTVLADRITGFIGAVILAVGFSIINAKTVLNNPLLIIINVLLVASFATDIIILGIRKLPVWPTIKKYIPGIILRVAREIKSFDRHSSVLKKAIFWGVIFNVVGVGIENYILFYALGIKIGLINYCTVIFLISIVSALPISINNIGIKEWAYITFFGIFGIGASAVVTVAIISRFLQMIITFAALPIYLRNK from the coding sequence ATGATAAATAAAATTTATAATTCATTTCGCCCTGAATCGGCAAAATCTTCTTTGGTCTCCAAAAAGAAAAGGGTTTTTAAATTTTTTCTGAAACTGGCGGTCAGCGCGGGCCTGGTTGTGTGGATTATCTTTAAAGTTAATTGGAGCGAGGTCTTGATTTATGTAAAAGAATTGATGGTTTGGCAGATCCTGCTTTACGCGAGTATATTCATAATCGGAGTCGTTATCTCCAGCTATAAATGGAAACTGCTGGCGGAGACCAAGGATATTCGTCTTCCTCTTTGGAGTTATTTCAAATTTTATCTCACTGGCGCTTTCATTAACAATTTTATGCCATCTTTCATTGGGGGAGATACCTACCGGTCCTACCAGACAGGGAAGGCCTCCAATGATCGTTACATCGAAGCGGCTTCAACCGTACTAGCGGACCGGATCACCGGGTTCATCGGAGCGGTAATTTTGGCAGTAGGATTCAGTATCATTAATGCCAAGACGGTCTTAAACAATCCGCTGCTGATTATTATAAATGTCCTGCTGGTGGCTTCGTTTGCTACTGATATTATCATTCTCGGAATCAGAAAGTTGCCTGTCTGGCCGACGATAAAGAAATATATTCCCGGAATTATTTTGCGGGTGGCCAGAGAAATCAAAAGCTTTGATCGACATTCCAGTGTCTTAAAAAAGGCAATTTTTTGGGGAGTTATTTTCAACGTTGTCGGCGTGGGGATAGAAAACTACATTCTTTTTTACGCCTTGGGAATTAAAATCGGCCTGATTAATTACTGCACGGTGATATTTCTCATTAGTATTGTTTCCGCTCTTCCCATCAGCATCAACAACATTGGGATCAAAGAATGGGCTTACATTACTTTTTTTGGCATTTTCGGAATCGGGGCTTCGGCGGTAGTAACAGTGGCCATTATCAGCCGCTTTCTTCAGATGATCATAACTTTTGCGGCTTTACCTATTTACCTAAGAAATAAATAA
- a CDS encoding lysylphosphatidylglycerol synthase transmembrane domain-containing protein — MMINSFKQFIKTNKRKFQFIAVLSVTIILVLLIILKVDWGEVKLNIIKITWWQVALYFIVSIFSIAIAAYKWRFLAKYKSIDLPYKDFFKYYLTGSFINNVTPSIIGSDTYRVYAMGKKEKKYIESVSVVLMDRITGLAALMIWAVFFSVLNYKEVADRPVLLMVNASLILLFFVFFAVLKSQKFIFWQKLKKYLPNIVMKILREIKHFRSGGGVLPKSIFLGMAFNLVWVGLANYVIVRALGINLGLLNYCSVIFLINILSLVPISINNIGVKEWAYIALFGCFGVPVTTAVTVAIISRFLMMLVSFLALPVYFREKGSWAASPVEKNEAPRS, encoded by the coding sequence ATGATGATTAATAGTTTCAAACAATTTATTAAAACAAACAAGCGAAAGTTCCAGTTCATCGCTGTTTTATCCGTTACCATCATTTTGGTGCTGCTTATTATCCTCAAAGTTGATTGGGGAGAAGTTAAACTTAATATTATAAAGATAACCTGGTGGCAAGTGGCGCTCTATTTCATTGTTTCTATTTTTTCAATTGCTATTGCGGCCTACAAGTGGCGATTTTTGGCAAAGTACAAAAGCATAGACCTGCCCTACAAGGACTTTTTTAAATATTATCTTACCGGTTCTTTTATTAACAATGTCACGCCGTCCATAATCGGCAGTGATACTTACCGGGTATATGCCATGGGAAAAAAAGAGAAAAAGTACATTGAGTCGGTCTCGGTGGTTCTTATGGACAGAATAACCGGATTAGCCGCCCTGATGATTTGGGCAGTTTTTTTCAGCGTTTTAAATTACAAGGAAGTTGCGGACAGGCCAGTTTTATTGATGGTTAACGCATCACTGATATTATTATTTTTCGTATTCTTTGCGGTTTTAAAATCGCAAAAATTCATTTTTTGGCAAAAATTAAAAAAATATCTTCCCAATATAGTAATGAAGATTTTAAGAGAAATAAAACACTTTCGCAGTGGTGGCGGGGTATTGCCCAAATCAATTTTTTTGGGAATGGCTTTTAACTTGGTCTGGGTTGGCTTGGCCAATTACGTAATTGTCAGGGCGCTGGGAATTAATTTGGGACTTCTTAATTATTGCTCGGTAATTTTTTTGATTAATATCTTGTCTTTGGTGCCGATCAGTATTAACAATATTGGAGTCAAAGAATGGGCATATATCGCCCTTTTTGGCTGTTTTGGCGTGCCGGTAACAACCGCCGTGACAGTGGCTATCATTTCCCGGTTTCTAATGATGCTGGTAAGTTTTTTGGCGCTGCCGGTGTATTTTAGAGAAAAGGGAAGCTGGGCTGCTTCGCCGGTTGAAAAAAATGAAGCTCCTCGCAGTTAG
- a CDS encoding glycosyltransferase family 39 protein produces the protein MEDFWDKLIINHNKNIINLTKNKSGQSGFRAKAAFLFLIFAVYVIYFSFGFYHLSEFVTADEHFWVYYRVYQYWHSLSPHEWKNTILSNKPGVTVALISGVALFKENNPFKHILSAKKDMAGSGPDQIKSIFTAFRLPILIFAGIFSLYLFWIIRKLTGNFWISFWSFSLMLLSPILVGISQIVNADALFWLFSTAALLSFLAYLKTEEKKFIIFSPFFLGLSLLTKFVSVVFFPFLFLSIFIFFLFNFPRWEKEKIEIHKKILKISFFYLVTLVGSLLVFSVFMPAVFADRQVFLDYTIGYPGMKKIILTILAALLMLAGDALIFKSRILRKILAGVSSYSEKVFKIVPIFLVVIFAIVIVNWNANQFILNPDKIIDYAAYEQQFFESSRIYERLFYQFYPFVFSLTPLVLISIIFLWIKCVFKKTNNFFLIIILSLFIVVYFLALVAKGLPATIRYSIALYPAASILAAIGIYEFFSLKKLERVKKIWISLVLLGASFIGLWQIRPFYLNYTSDLLPKKYAVTGAWGYGGYEAAQFLNSLPNAENLTAWTDYYGFSNFFKGTTYDNYALAQGANRIDYFILTKQGKIKYDYWCNRRKRICEKRYVPAGQYYEKSNPVWELDIDGRPGNYIKIFKAEN, from the coding sequence ATGGAGGATTTTTGGGATAAATTAATTATAAACCACAACAAAAATATCATCAACTTAACAAAAAATAAGTCCGGGCAATCCGGCTTCCGCGCTAAAGCTGCTTTTTTATTTTTGATTTTTGCCGTTTACGTCATCTACTTTTCTTTCGGATTTTATCATCTGTCAGAATTCGTCACGGCTGATGAGCATTTTTGGGTTTACTATCGGGTCTACCAATACTGGCACAGCCTTTCTCCCCATGAATGGAAAAATACGATACTTAGCAACAAGCCCGGCGTTACGGTGGCTTTAATTTCCGGCGTTGCGCTTTTTAAGGAAAACAATCCTTTCAAGCATATTCTTTCCGCCAAAAAAGATATGGCGGGAAGCGGTCCGGACCAAATCAAATCAATATTTACTGCTTTTCGCCTGCCTATCCTAATATTTGCCGGTATTTTTTCACTTTACCTTTTCTGGATTATCAGAAAACTTACCGGCAATTTTTGGATTTCTTTTTGGTCATTTTCACTAATGCTTCTCTCCCCCATCCTTGTTGGAATATCCCAGATCGTCAATGCTGACGCCCTCTTTTGGCTTTTCTCAACAGCGGCACTGCTTTCTTTTTTGGCTTACTTAAAAACAGAGGAAAAAAAATTTATTATTTTTTCCCCTTTCTTTCTCGGACTTTCGCTTCTTACTAAATTCGTAAGTGTTGTATTTTTCCCTTTTCTGTTTCTTTCCATTTTTATCTTTTTTTTGTTTAACTTTCCCCGCTGGGAGAAAGAGAAAATTGAAATCCACAAAAAAATATTAAAAATATCTTTTTTTTACCTGGTGACGCTTGTCGGATCGCTTCTTGTCTTTTCCGTTTTTATGCCGGCGGTTTTTGCCGACCGCCAGGTCTTTTTGGATTACACCATTGGATATCCCGGTATGAAAAAAATAATATTGACGATTCTCGCGGCTCTATTGATGCTTGCCGGAGACGCACTAATATTTAAAAGCCGGATATTGAGAAAAATTTTAGCCGGCGTTTCCAGTTATTCAGAAAAAGTGTTTAAAATTGTTCCTATTTTTTTAGTTGTCATTTTTGCGATAGTAATAGTCAACTGGAATGCGAATCAGTTTATCCTTAACCCGGACAAAATAATAGATTACGCGGCCTATGAACAGCAATTTTTTGAAAGTTCCCGGATTTACGAAAGGTTATTTTATCAGTTTTATCCTTTTGTTTTTTCCCTAACCCCATTGGTGCTGATTTCAATTATTTTTCTCTGGATTAAATGTGTTTTTAAAAAGACAAATAATTTTTTTCTGATAATAATCTTGTCGCTTTTTATCGTCGTCTACTTTTTGGCTTTGGTCGCTAAAGGTCTTCCCGCGACTATTCGCTATAGCATTGCGCTTTATCCAGCGGCTTCAATTCTTGCTGCTATTGGAATTTATGAATTTTTTTCTCTTAAAAAATTGGAAAGAGTCAAAAAAATATGGATTTCTTTGGTTCTTCTGGGAGCGAGCTTCATAGGTCTGTGGCAAATCAGACCGTTTTATCTCAATTACACAAGTGATTTGTTACCCAAAAAATACGCTGTAACCGGCGCTTGGGGGTATGGCGGCTATGAAGCCGCCCAGTTCCTTAATTCTCTCCCCAACGCTGAAAATCTTACCGCTTGGACTGATTACTACGGCTTCAGCAACTTTTTCAAGGGAACAACTTATGATAATTACGCGCTAGCGCAGGGAGCCAATCGTATTGACTATTTTATTCTTACTAAACAGGGAAAAATAAAATACGATTATTGGTGCAACCGCCGTAAAAGAATTTGTGAAAAACGCTATGTCCCGGCTGGCCAGTATTACGAAAAGTCCAATCCCGTCTGGGAACTTGACATTGACGGCCGTCCGGGAAATTATATCAAAATATTCAAAGCAGAGAATTAA